A stretch of DNA from Tigriopus californicus strain San Diego chromosome 8, Tcal_SD_v2.1, whole genome shotgun sequence:
CGGAGGATGTCTGACTTATCTAATGGCTTGTTCccttgttccacttgttcATTTCAGTGATGGCTGATCCGTTGGACCACGCCACTGGAGTGGAAAAGTTCGAGcttttggccaagaaggaAGGCAACGATGTGAGTATCATGGGCGAGCCCGCAGCCGCACAGTTCGTTTCTTAGGCACGGGTACAAGTCTCAGGGACAAAGGGCAGGCAGGGTTAAAAAGGTGGATTCAAGGCCATGGATCAACCCGATCACGGCAGGAAGTGGACGTGCGTGCCACTCATGCGAAGTTAGACCCAGGAATTGCTTTTGCCTCTGGGCTGACTGATAAGTGGCATAGACTGGCCCACCACCTGCATTGTTCCTTCCTTTCATCCTATTGCAGAACCCTTTTACTACGTATGTCATGAAACCGGGTTCGGTGGCCGGCTCACTCCGGCATCCGATCATGGTGCCGTCCACGCAGTCCTCCCGCGTGGTGGGCTGTTCGTGTGAGCACGACTATGACGAGGTGGTCTGGTTCAAGCTAGCCAAAGGGCCGCCCCAGCAATGCGAATGCGGCCATTACTTCAAGTTGGTCGAGCATGATCCCTTGGATCGGAGCGTATCGCCCATGTACGGCATGGGCTACGGCTCCGGTCTGTCCATGTTCAAATACTAAATCCATCGAAGGCAGCGTCGTCGTTCTTGGTTCCTGATTGCCTTTGTCCCTGGGTGTCTGCCTGCCTCC
This window harbors:
- the LOC131884590 gene encoding cytochrome c oxidase subunit 5B, mitochondrial-like isoform X1, whose translation is MASNLLLRSSSRLVGSCPWAQATQKSLTTSAVIKKDYVMADPLDHATGVEKFELLAKKEGNDNPFTTYVMKPGSVAGSLRHPIMVPSTQSSRVVGCSCEHDYDEVVWFKLAKGPPQQCECGHYFKLVEHDPLDRSVSPMYGMGYGSGLSMFKY